The Triticum dicoccoides isolate Atlit2015 ecotype Zavitan chromosome 6A, WEW_v2.0, whole genome shotgun sequence genome has a window encoding:
- the LOC119314370 gene encoding syntaxin-51-like — translation MASSADPWVREYGEAARLADDVASMVADRAALPQSGPEVMRHTSAIRRKITILGTRLDSLEGMLARLPHKSITDKELNKRRDTLSNLKSRAKHMAESFNMSTFANREDLLGQSKKAADDMSRVAGLDNQGIVGLQRQIMKEQDEGLEKLEQTVLSTKHIALAVNEELDLHARLIDDLDDHVDGTNSRLQRVQKRLAVLNKRAKGGCSCMSMLLSTVGIVMLVVIVWLLIKYL, via the exons ATGGCGTCGTCCGCGGATCCGTGGGTGCGGGAgtacggcgaggcggcgcggctggCCGACGACGTCGCCTCCATGGTCGCCGACCGTGCGGCGCTCCCGCAGTCCGGGCCCGAGGTCATGCGCCACACCTCCGCCATCCGCCGCAAGATCACCATCCTCGGGACCAGGCTGGACAGCCTCGAGGGGATGCTGGCCAGGCTTCCCCACAAATCCAT CACGGACAAGGAGCTGAATAAGCGCCGAGACACGCTTTCAAATTTGAAATCTAGAGCAAAACATATGGCAGAGAGTTTCAACATGTCGACCTTTGCCAACAG GGAGGATTTGCTTGGTCAGAGTAAGAAAGCTGCTGATGACATGAGCAGAGTAGCCGGGTTGGATAACCAAGGGATTGTTGGCCTTCAGAGGCAAATCATGAAAG AACAAGATGAGGGTCTTGAGAAGCTGGAACAGACGGTGCTGAGCACAAAACATATTGCGTTAGCAGTCAATGAGGAACTTGACCTGCACGCAAGACTGATT GATGACCTAGATGATCATGTGGATGGTACAAACTCGCGTCTTCAG CGAGTGCAAAAGAGGCTTGCGGTCCTGAACAAGCGCGCCAAGGGCGGCTGCTCCTGCATGTCCATGCTGCTGTCCACCGTCGGTATAGTGATGCTTGTGGTTATTGTCTGGCTCCTCATCAAGTATCTGTAA
- the LOC119314371 gene encoding zinc carboxypeptidase-like, whose amino-acid sequence MAPSAPPPPPLARRLVALALALALAALVSPASAARKIPASVTPISRDLYRPSDTLLSEIKALVARNPDRLTMDTVRASNKGYSAEMLVVTFNHVKKTVHDGSKIKILLSFGQHGRELITSELALSLLYILTEKRKIAGVDLSSFEKILEHLVIKVVPIENFNGRKRVEAGEICDRRNGRGVDLNRNWSVDWGKKEKDYNPFEEDPGTAPFSEPEAQIMQELSKSFKPHIWVNVHSGMEALFMPYDHKNTTPDGAPSHLMRSVLENVNHRNFQDSCLVGSGGGAVGYLAHGTTTDYLYDIAKVPMPFTFEIYGDEKASTDDCFKMFNPVDKITFDRVINKWCMAFLILFEEGLRTLPDDQVVSQGALDNWVPMGGEILERNMDQKSGGENGKLEGLDLGMQELKTYFRLFMLSTFLLMFMFCSRISKNRSRDSDNI is encoded by the exons ATGGCGCCCTccgcgcccccgcccccgcccctcgcCCGCCGGCTCGTGGCCCTGGCCCtggccctcgccctcgccgccctcGTTTCCCCCGCCTCCGCCGCCAGGAAGATCCCGGCCTCCGTCACCCCGATCTCGCGGGACCTCTACCGCCCCAG TGATACCCTTCTGAGTGAGATCAAGGCCCTCGTTGCTCGGAATCCGGATAGGTTGACC ATGGATACAGTAAGAGCTAGTAACAAAGGGTATTCTGCGGAGATGCTCGTTGTTACTTTTAATCATGTGAAGAAAACCGTACATGATGGCTCGAAGATTAAAATCCTTCTG AGCTTTGGGCAGCATGGCAGAGAACTTATTACCTCTGAACTTGCATTAAGTCTGCTCTACATTTTGACGGAGAAGCGCAAAATTGCCGGTGTGGATCTATCATCCTTTGAGAAGATTCTGGAGCACCTTGTGATCAAA GTGGTGCCAATTGAAAATTTTAATGGCCGTAAGCGCGTTGAAGCAGGGGAGATTTGTGATAGGAGAAATG gaagaggagttgatcttaACAGAAATTGGAGCGTTGAttggggaaagaaggaaaag GATTATAACCCATTTGAGGAGGATCCTGGTACTGCTCCTTTCAGTGAACCTGAGGCCCAGATCATGCAAGAACTATCCAAGTCATTTAAACCGCATATCTGGGTGAATGTGCATTCTGGAATGGAG GCATTATTTATGCCATATGACCACAAGAATACTACACCAGATGGAGCGCCTTCTCACTTGATGAGGTCAGTTTTAGAGAATGTGAACCATCGCAATTTCCAAGACAGCTGCCTAGTTGGATCAGGTGGTGGAGCTGTAGG GTACCTTGCACATGGGACTACAACTGATTATCTGTATGACATTGCGAAGGTGCCAATGCCTTTCACATTTGAG ATATATGGAGATGAGAAAGCATCCACCGATGACTGCTTCAAAATGTTCAACCCTGTTGACAAGATAACATTTGAT AGAGTCATTAACAAGTGGTGCATGGCGTTTCTCATACTTTTCGAGGAAGGGCTGCGAACCCTACCCGACGATCAAGTAGTATCCCAAGGAGCACTGGATAACTGGGTCCCTATGGGAGGAGAGATTTTGGAGAGAAATatggaccaaaagagcggcggtgaAAATGGGAAACTTGAAGGCCTTGACCTCGGAATGCAGGAGCTAAAAACCTACTTTAGGTTATTTATGCTATCGACTTTCCTGCTGATGTTCATGTTCTGCTCGAGGATATCAAAAAACAGGAGCAGAGACTCAGATAACATTTGA
- the LOC119315414 gene encoding DIMBOA UDP-glucosyltransferase BX8-like, which yields MAPGEANTATTGGPRRRRVLVFPIPYQGHINPMFQLAGLLHERGFAVTVFHTHFNAPDPSRHPTYDFVPVPDGLPAGSPGTVAATVEHIFAINSSCEAPFRERLAALLEAPGGRDEVACLVADAHLLTLMDVARQQAVPALVLRTGSAACFRNFMATPMLCDKGYLPASAESQLDAPVRELPPYRVRDLMAVTGSRHEHDLVCKLLSRAVEAVRSSAGFILNTFDALEAADLAATRRDLAAVPVFDVGPLHKLSPASSSSLLQQDRSCLDWLDAQAPASVLYISFGSLASMSGEDLAEAAWGVANSGQPFLWALRPGLARGAALPDGFAAATEGRGLVVSWAPQEEVLAHGAVGGFWTHGGWNSALEGACGGVPMLCRPCFGDQMGNARHVEHVWRAGIALDGGGVLERGAVEAAVRRLMRGEDGEGMRGRARELRSRAAAAVADGGSSRLSVDKLVNHILSL from the coding sequence ATGGCGCCGGGAGAAGCAAACACGGCCACCACCggcggcccgcgccgccgccgcgtgcTGGTCTTCCCTATCCCGTACCAGGGCCACATCAACCCCATGTTCCAGCTCGCCGGCCTCCTCCACGAGCGCGGCTTTGCCGTCACCGTCTTCCACACCCACTTCAACGCCCCCGACCCGTCCCGCCACCCGACCTACGACTTCGTGCCCGTCCCCGACGGCTTGCCGGCGGGCAGCCCCGGCACGGTGGCGGCGACCGTCGAGCACATCTTCGCCATCAACAGCTCCTGCGAGGCGCCGTTCCGGGAGCGCCTGGCCGCCCTGCTGGAGGCTCCTGGCGGCAGGGACGAGGTCGCGTGCCTGGTCGCCGACGCGCACCTGCTGACCCTCATGGACGTGGCGCGGCAGCAGGCCGTGCCGGCGCTGGTGCTGCGCACCGGCAGCGCCGCCTGCTTCCGCAACTTCATGGCCACCCCGATGCTCTGCGACAAGGGCTACCTCCCGGCGAGCGCGGAGTCGCAGCTGGACGCGCCGGTGAGGGAGCTGCCGCCGTACCGCGTCCGGGACCTGATGGCCGTCACCGGCAGCCGCCACGAGCACGATCTGGTGTGCAAGCTGCTGTCCCGGGCGGTCGAGGCGGTGCGGAGCTCGGCGGGGTTCATCCTCAACACCTTCGACGCGCTGGAGGCCGCCGACCTGGCGGCGACCCGGCGAGACCTCGCCGCCGTGCCGGTGTTCGACGTCGGCCCGCTCCACAAGCTCTCCCCGGCGTCGTCCAGCAGCCTCCTGCAGCAGGACCGCTCCTGCCTCGACTGGCTGGACGCGCAGGCCCCGGCGTCCGTGCTGTACATCAGCTTCGGCAGCCTGGCGAGCATGAGCGGCGAGGACCTGGCCGAGGCGGCGTGGGGCGTGGCCAACAGCGGCCAGCCGTTCCTGTGGGCGCTCCGGCCGGGCCTCGCCCGCGGCGCCGCCCTGCCCGACGGGTTCGCCGCGGCGACGGAAGGACGTGGGCTGGTCGTGAGCTGGGCGCCGCAGGAGGAGGTGCTGGCGCACGGCGCCGTGGGCGGGTTCTGGACGCACGGCGGGTGGAACTCGGCGCTGGAGGGCGCGTGCGGGGGCGTGCCGATGCTCTGCCGGCCCTGCTTCGGCGACCAGATGGGCAACGCGAGGCACGTGGAGCACGTGTGGCGCGCGGGCATCGCGCTGGACGGCGGCGGCGTGCTCGAGCGGGGAGCGGTGGAGGCGGCCGTCCGGCGGCTGATGCGGGGCGAGGATGGGGAGGGGATGAGGGGCCGTGCCCGGGAGCTCCGGAGCAGGGCGGCCGCGGCCGTCGCCGATGGCGGGTCGTCCCGGCTCAGCGTCGACAAGCTGGTGAACCACATCCTGTCGCTCTAG